The following are from one region of the Mangifera indica cultivar Alphonso chromosome 14, CATAS_Mindica_2.1, whole genome shotgun sequence genome:
- the LOC123196885 gene encoding polygalacturonase-like — MSKLSVSCKFFIISFLTLFQSTVEAYNVISFGAKPDGQTDSTQAFANAWESACKSTRPATINVPKGRFLIKPIYFNGTCNNEIIFQINGTIIAPASYSSLGDSGFWIIFYRVSGLIVRGGTFDAKGAAYWDCRKSGKSCPPLPRSVTFMESSNVVVSRLKSLNSRYFHIAIDGCENITLKKLNISAPSWSPNTDGIHIQSSSGISITDSSIKTGDDCISLGPGSKNLLIQRIACGPGHGISIGSLGDNAYEEGVENVTVSDSTISRAENGVRIKTWARSSNGFAKNINFQNIVIENAYNPIFIDQYYCPDHKGCPNQSSGVKISGVTYKNIKGTSATKEAVRFDCSSSNPCTGIELQDIYLSYNNTAAASSAYCRNAQGSSSGVEVPKSCL, encoded by the exons atgtCTAAGCTTTCAGTTTCTTGTAAATTCTTCATCATCTCCTTCCTTACACTCTTCCAATCAACAGTTGAAGCCTATAATGTCATCAGCTTTGGTGCAAAACCAGACGGTCAAACTGACTCAACTCAAGCCTTTGCAAATGCCTGGGAATCGGCATGCAAATCAACCAGGCCGGCCACCATAAATGTTCCCAAGGGCAGGTTCCTGATAAAACCGATATATTTTAATGGAACATGTAACAATGAGATTATCTTCCAGATTAATGGAACTATTATAGCCCCGGCAAGCTATTCGTCACTCGGAGATTCTGGATTCTGGATTATATTCTACAGAGTCTCTGGGTTGATTGTTCGTGGTGGAACGTTTGACGCCAAAGGAGCTGCCTACTGGGATTGCCGGAAATCTGGAAAAAGTTGCCCACCTCTACCTAGG TCAGTAACATTCATGGAGTCAAGTAATGTCGTGGTTAGCAGATTAAAATCGTTAAATAGTCGATATTTCCACATAGCTATCGATGGTTGCGAAAATATTACACTTAAAAAGCTGAACATCAGTGCTCCAAGCTGGAGTCCTAACACAGATGGCATCCATATCCAATCTTCCTCCGGAATATCCATAACTGACAGCTCCATCAAGACTGGAGACGACTGCATATCCCTCGGCCCCGGCTCTAAAAACTTGTTGATCCAGCGCATTGCCTGTGGCCCCGGCCATGGAATTAG CATCGGCAGTCTTGGGGACAATGCATATGAAGAAGGTGTTGAAAATGTAACAGTTTCAGATTCAACTATCAGCAGAGCTGAAAACGGAGTGCGGATTAAAACATGGGCGAGATCAAGCAATGGATTTGccaaaaacattaattttcagAATATCGTCATAGAAAATGCTTATAACCCCATATTCATTGATCAATATTATTGCCCTGACCACAAAGGTTGCCCTAATCAG AGTTCCGGAGTCAAAATTAGTGGTGTTACATATAAGAATATAAAGGGAACATCAGCCACAAAAGAAGCCGTGAGATTTGATTGCAGCTCAAGCAATCCTTGTACAGGGATAGAGTTACAGGACATCTATCTTTCTTATAATAATACTGCAGCAGCATCGTCAGCATATTGTAGAAATGCGCAGGGGAGCTCCAGTGGAGTTGAGGTACCAAAAAGTTGTctgtaa